In one Actinomyces trachealis genomic region, the following are encoded:
- a CDS encoding sugar-binding transcriptional regulator, with the protein MPTEPPRNGSQCYEAASMYYVQGETMEVIARHLGVSRSTVSRLLARAREDGIVRITLAEPGGRGSLESEMRETFGVDARIVPVREGTTEIHRLEQVAAVAAHRLIELAPTDGVIGTAWGTTMSEVCTALPARAVPGLTVVQLNGASDPDGVGPSAGEVLAAFHERLGARTVAFPVPAFFDHASTREAMWSERSVRRVLALAERANLAIFGVGTVPAPGKGQATTLPSQVYSGGHLTDTDRLLLRQEDVVGDVCTVMLRADGSWRDILLNRRATGPTPEQLTKVPRRLCVVAGTGKARALLAALRARVATDLVVDEATARAVISLTRQRTGRVRRSR; encoded by the coding sequence ATGCCCACTGAGCCACCCAGAAACGGCTCGCAGTGCTACGAGGCGGCCTCCATGTACTACGTCCAAGGCGAGACCATGGAGGTCATCGCCCGCCACCTCGGCGTCTCCCGCTCCACGGTCTCCCGGCTGCTGGCCCGCGCCCGTGAGGACGGCATCGTCCGCATCACCCTGGCGGAACCAGGTGGACGCGGCAGCCTGGAGTCTGAGATGCGCGAGACCTTTGGGGTGGACGCGCGCATTGTACCGGTGCGTGAGGGGACCACAGAGATCCACCGGCTGGAGCAGGTGGCCGCCGTCGCCGCCCACAGGCTGATAGAGCTGGCCCCTACCGATGGGGTGATCGGTACCGCTTGGGGCACCACCATGAGCGAGGTCTGCACCGCCCTGCCTGCCCGCGCCGTGCCTGGATTGACCGTGGTGCAGCTCAACGGTGCCTCTGATCCCGATGGCGTCGGCCCCAGCGCGGGAGAGGTGCTGGCAGCCTTCCATGAGCGCTTGGGTGCCCGCACCGTGGCCTTCCCGGTGCCTGCCTTCTTTGACCATGCCTCCACCCGTGAGGCCATGTGGTCTGAGCGCTCTGTGCGCCGCGTGCTGGCACTGGCGGAGAGGGCGAACCTGGCAATCTTCGGGGTAGGGACGGTACCCGCGCCTGGCAAGGGGCAAGCCACCACTCTGCCCAGCCAGGTCTACTCCGGGGGGCACCTGACTGATACAGACCGGCTGCTGCTGCGCCAGGAGGACGTGGTGGGTGACGTGTGCACCGTGATGCTGCGGGCCGACGGCTCCTGGCGGGACATCCTCTTGAACCGGCGCGCCACCGGCCCCACCCCTGAGCAGCTCACCAAGGTGCCCCGGCGCCTGTGCGTAGTGGCGGGCACCGGTAAGGCGCGGGCCCTACTGGCGGCATTGCGGGCTCGGGTGGCCACCGACCTGGTGGTGGACGAGGCGACGGCGCGGGCGGTCATCTCCCTCACCCGTCAGCGTACGGGGCGCGTCCGCCGCAGCCGCTGA